The genomic interval GGTGGCAGCGCCTCGTCGAACAGGCTCACGCCCCGGTCCCGGCGCTGGGCCTGCCAGAACGCATAGTGCACGGCCGGGTAGGCGTACACGGCCTTGCCCAGGCCGCCATGCACGCTCAGGTCGGCCTGCTCGTCACCCGCCAGGCCCAGCGGCCCCACCGCCACGGGGCCGGCGACGGGCGCCTTGCCGATGCCAGTGAGCACTGATCGTTCGCCCATCTTGAGGCGCCGGGCCGTGCCGATGTTCACGTGGCGCACGACCACCGTGGCCGCGCTCACAGCGGGTGCTCGGTGTAGAACTTGCCCCCGTGGTACAGCAGGGGCGATGCGCCTTCGCGGTGCTCGCAGCGTTCGACCTCGCCCACAAAGATGGTGTGGTCGCCTTCCTTGTACTGGCTGCGGTTGAAGCACTCGAACGTGGCGGCCGCGCCGGCCAGCAAAGGGGCGCCGCTGATGCCGGGCCGGTGCGCGAGGCCCGCCCAGCGGTCAATGCCACGGGTGGCAAAACGCTCGGCCAACGCCTTCTGGTCTGCGGCCAGCACATGGATGGCGTAGTGCGAGCCATCGGCAAAGGTGGGCAGGGTGCTGGCACCGTGCGAGAGGCTCCACAGCACCAGCGGCGGTGCCAGCGACACCGAGTTGAACGAGCTGGCCGTGAGCCCCACCAGCTCGCCCGTTGCGGTGCGGGCGGTGACGATCGTCACACCGGTGGCAAACATTCCCAGCGCATCGCGAAACTCGCGTGCAGAGAAACTGGGCGGCAGGGCAAGAACAGGACGGGGGGGCAAAGGGTTCACAAAAACGGCGCCAGCGGGGGCAGCAGGGGGATGCAACTATTATCAGGCGCCACCCACCGCCGCGCTGTAGCGGGGGTTACCACCCCCCATCCCCCCATGTCTGCACTACCTACCTTCTCCTCCCTGGGCTCGGGCCCCACCGTGCTCATGCTGCACGACGCCGATGGGGGCCACCTCAGCTTCGCGCCGCAGGTGGAGACCCTGGCCACAGCGGGCTACCGTGCCGTGGCCTGGAACATGCCCGGCTATGGCCACAGCGCACCGGTGGAGCCCTACACCTTCAAGGCGCTGGCCCAGAGCGCCGTGGCCCTGGTGGAGGCCCTGCAGAGCGGGCCGGTGACGCTGGTGGGGCACGGCATGGGCGCCATGGTGGCGCTGGAGCTCGCGGTGCGCCACCCCGCGTTGGTCCACCGCCTGGTGCTGATTGCCGGGGGCCCGGCGCTGGATGACGCCGCCCTGCAGGACTGGGTGGCGCCCCGGTTGCACGCGCTCAAAGCGGTGGACGCGGGGGGCAGCATGGAACAGCTGGCGCAGACGCTGGTGCCGCAGTTCATCGGCACCGGCGCACTGCCCGAGGGCGTGCGGCTGGCCGGCCACGCGCTGGCGCAGGTGTATCCCGGCGCCTACCGCCGTGCCCTGCAGGCCCTGCCCACGTTCGACCGGGGCGCGGCCGCACTGGCGCGCCTGGCCATGCCCACCCTGCTGGTGGCGGGCGGGCAGGATCGCTGCACGCCGCCCGTGGCCCTGGAGGCGCTGGCACAGGTGCTGCCCGATGCGGCGATGGTGCTCATGCCGCATGTGGGCCACTGGCCGCAGCTCGAAGACCCGGAGGGTTTCGACGGCGTGCTGCTGGACTTTCTGGCCCAGCGCCGCACCCTGCATTGAGCCGACTCGGGCGTGTGCCGCGTGCCCGGGCACCCCGGCAGGCGTGCGCAATTTTGATTTCCACCGTTTGACCCCATGCTGTTTGCCCTGAAAAAAGTCCTGTCTGCACTGTTGCTGCCCCCGGTGTCGAGCATCCTGCTGGCGCTGCTGGGCCTGTGGCTTGCGCGCTACCACCGGCGCACCGGGCTCACGGTGGTGGTGCTGTCGTTGCTGTCGGTGCTGGCGCTGTCCTGGCCGCCGGTCTCGGGTGCGCTGGTGCGCAGCCTGGAGCGCTACCCCGCCGTAACGCCCCGGCAGCTGGCCCAGGCGCAGGTCCAGGCCATCGTGGTGCTTGGCGGGGGCCCCGATACCGTGGCACCGGAATACGGGGTGGAGATGCTCAGCAGGGGCTCGCGCGAACGGGTGCGTTATGCGGTGCACCTGCAGCAGCAGACGGGGTTGCCCATGCTGGCCACGGGCGGCTCCAGTGGCGGCACACGGGCCGAGGCGCTGGTGATGAAAGAGGTGGTGGAGCGTGAGTTCAGGGGGCGGGTGCGCTGGACGGAGGTGGAATCCCTGGACACCCGTGGCAACGCGGAAAAATCCGCGCGCCTGCTCCAGGCTGCCGGTGTGCAGCGCGTTGCGGTGGTCACCCACGGGTGGCACATGGTGCGCGCGGTCCGGGCCTTCGAGCGCGCGGGCCTTCAGGTGCTGCCTGCGCCCATGGGCTTCAAAAGCGGGCAGGGGCGCAGGCTGTACCGGGTGTTGCCCCGCGCCTCCGCGCTGGCCGACAGCAGCCTGGCGCTGCATGAATGGCTGGGCATCCTCGCCCAGCGCTGGTCACTCAACGCCTGAAGGGAGATCGGCGGGGCGCCGGTGCGCCTTGCCCATCACGGCGCAGCGTGCGCCCGCAGGAAACCGCGGGCCTGTGTGAGTGCCTGTGCGTCGGCCTCTACCGCGCCCGGCGGCCCGCCTTTGCCCCAGAGGGCGCCGCCCCAGGCCATCGACAGAAACTGCGCACACAGCGCCACCGAGTCGATCATGGGCTGGGCCTTGGTGCGGTCGCCGCTGGTGGTGATGAGCGACAGCGTCTTGTGGCTCATCGCGTCCTTGAAATCCAGGCCCGGCACCCGCATCCAGGCGCTCCAGTGGTCCAGATACGTCTTGAGCGGCGACGGGATGCTGTACCAGTACACGGGTGCCACAAAGACGATGTGGGTGGCTGCAAGGGTGGCATCGAGCAGCGTTTTCATGTCGCCCTCGGGGGGCGCGTAGGTGCCCGTGGTGTGGCGCTGGTCCACAAAAGGCGGCAGGTCCATGCGTGCCAGGTGGTGCCAGGTTTGCCGGGTGCCTGCAGGCAGCGCAGCGGCGGCCTGGCGGGCCAGCCATTCGGTGT from Acidovorax sp. FHTAMBA carries:
- a CDS encoding YdcF family protein: MLFALKKVLSALLLPPVSSILLALLGLWLARYHRRTGLTVVVLSLLSVLALSWPPVSGALVRSLERYPAVTPRQLAQAQVQAIVVLGGGPDTVAPEYGVEMLSRGSRERVRYAVHLQQQTGLPMLATGGSSGGTRAEALVMKEVVEREFRGRVRWTEVESLDTRGNAEKSARLLQAAGVQRVAVVTHGWHMVRAVRAFERAGLQVLPAPMGFKSGQGRRLYRVLPRASALADSSLALHEWLGILAQRWSLNA
- a CDS encoding alpha/beta hydrolase, with protein sequence MSALPTFSSLGSGPTVLMLHDADGGHLSFAPQVETLATAGYRAVAWNMPGYGHSAPVEPYTFKALAQSAVALVEALQSGPVTLVGHGMGAMVALELAVRHPALVHRLVLIAGGPALDDAALQDWVAPRLHALKAVDAGGSMEQLAQTLVPQFIGTGALPEGVRLAGHALAQVYPGAYRRALQALPTFDRGAAALARLAMPTLLVAGGQDRCTPPVALEALAQVLPDAAMVLMPHVGHWPQLEDPEGFDGVLLDFLAQRRTLH
- a CDS encoding flavin reductase family protein; the encoded protein is MNPLPPRPVLALPPSFSAREFRDALGMFATGVTIVTARTATGELVGLTASSFNSVSLAPPLVLWSLSHGASTLPTFADGSHYAIHVLAADQKALAERFATRGIDRWAGLAHRPGISGAPLLAGAAATFECFNRSQYKEGDHTIFVGEVERCEHREGASPLLYHGGKFYTEHPL
- a CDS encoding NAD(P)H-dependent oxidoreductase produces the protein MTTPPTPHYLFLTTSTRAPGHIGNTEWLARQAAAALPAGTRQTWHHLARMDLPPFVDQRHTTGTYAPPEGDMKTLLDATLAATHIVFVAPVYWYSIPSPLKTYLDHWSAWMRVPGLDFKDAMSHKTLSLITTSGDRTKAQPMIDSVALCAQFLSMAWGGALWGKGGPPGAVEADAQALTQARGFLRAHAAP